The window GCCAGCGCGAGATGCAGATGGCCGAGGCGCTGATCGCCTCGATGGAAAGCGACTGGAAGCCGGCCGGTTACAAGGACGAGTTCCGCGCCCGCCTGCACAAGGTGATCGAGAAGCGCATCAAGGCCAAGGGCGGCAAGGTCCGCAGGTCGCTGGAAGAACCCGCGCTGCGCGAGGACGCCGCGACCAACGTGGTCGATTTCATGTCGCTGCTGCAGCAGAGCATCGACGCCAAGCGGCGGACGCCGGCGCGCAAGGCCGCCGCGAAAACGGCGGAGAAGAAGCCGGCGGCAAAGAAGTCGAAAGCGGCGACCAAGCGCGCGGTGAAGAAGGCGAAGTCGGCGCGCTGAGGTTGCGCGATGGTCGCCCGCGCGTTCGGGCGTCCGTAGCGCTTTCGTATTGCTTCTCCGAGGCGCGGGTGATTTCGAGGCTTGTTGACTCGGCCCTCAAATGGTTTCCGGTAGAGCGCAGCTTGCTGCGCTGCCTGGCGTTTAGCCGAGCAAGCTCGGCTCTACACAAAGCGGCGGCGGACGCGACCATTTGAGGGCCGGATCAACAGGTACCCGCTTTCCGCCGCTGCGCGCGGAGGAAGCGCAGCGTCGCCGCCTCCCACTGGCGCTCGCCGCGCGCGTTTCGCGCATGACGGCCGAGTTGATCGGCGCGCCACGCTTCGAACACGCAGGGATCGATGTAGGCGCTGCGGCAGACGCTGCGGGTGTTGCCGAGCGCGGCGGCGACCTGCTCGATCACGGCGTTCTCCAACTCCGCCAGTGCACGCTCCGCGGCGGGGCGTCCGTCCTCGCCGGCCGGAAGCATCGTCGCGGCCAGCGCGCGGAACGCCATGGCGGTGGCGCTCCAGGTGCGGAAGTCCTTGGCCGAGAAGTCCTCGCCCATGCCGGCGTGCAGCCAGGCGTTGACGTCGGACGAGTTGACGGGGTGGCGGCGGCCGCCGCCATCCACGTACTGGAACAGGCGCTGTCCCGGCAGCTGCTGGCAGCGCCTGACCAGCCGGACGAGGCGGGCGTCGGTCAGCGGCACCTCGTGCGATTTCCCGGACTTGCCGTTGAAGCGGAAACGCAGGCCGCCGCTGCGCATCGCCTGCACGTGCCGGTTGCGCAGCGTGGTCAGGCCGTAGGAACGGTTGCTGGCCGCGTATTCGGCGTTGCCGATGCGGATCAGGGTGGCGCCCATCACCGCGACGACCATCGCCACGACCTTGTCCTTCGGCAGGCCGGGCATGGTCAGCGCCGCCCGCAGCGCGCGCCGGAGCCGGGGCAGGGCCGCGCCGAACGCGATGATGCGCTCGTGCTTGTCGCGCCGGCTGCGCCGGATCCAGTCCGGGTGATAGCGGTATTGCTTGCGGCCGCGCGCGTCGCGACCGGTAGCCTGGATATGCCCGTGCGGGTCGCTGCAGATCCACACGTCCGACCAGGCGGGCGGGATCGCCAGCGCACGGATGCGCGCCAGCGTCTTCGCGTCGGCGATGCGGCGGCCTTTCGCCGACACGTAGTGGAAGCGCGCGCGTCCGCGCCGGCGGATGCCCGGCATGGTGTCGTTGACGTGGCGGAGCCGCGCGCCGCTGGTCATGCGTTCGCTTGCGTCGCCCGAGGATTGCGCCCGCCGCCACGCGCCGCGCCCGCCGGCTTGCCCGCGGGCTTCAGCACGCCTCTCTGCGTGTAGGCGGGCGGCGAATAGAAGTTCACGGTCACCAGAGGCGAGCGGCCGGTGTTGCGGATCTCGTGCCGCTCGCCGCGTTCGATCAGCAGCAGGCTGCCTCGTCGCAGGCGCCGTCGCGCACCTTCCACGATGGCGAGGCCGCTGCCTTCGACCACGAACAGCCACTGGTCGGCGCCGGCATGGCGGTTGTCCGGGCCGCCCTCCTTGTCGCCAGGCGCGATCACCATCTCCGCGGCCTGGACGCCGCGATGATCGAAGGCGATCCGGAAGCCTTCGCCGAGCTTGCAGGTCTTGGATCTCATCCCGGCGATTCCTCCGCGCTCATGTCGGTGCGCTTCCGGTAGCGCCCGCGCCGCGGATGCCGAATGGATCGGCGCCGCCGCGGACCGGGCGCACCTCGGCCCGGCAGGTATAGCGCAGCACGTGCAGTGCGGCGCGCTTCAGCGCCGGCGTGCGCGCCGCCGTGCAGTCGCTCGGCACCCATAACCGGTAGTCGCGCATGTGCGCGTCGATCGCCGTCGCCAGCACGCAGGAGTCGGCGGCGATGCCGGCGATCGCGAGGCGGTCCACGTCGAGCTGCTGCAGCAGCACCGGCAGCGCCGTCGCCATGAACGCGGAATGCTTCGGCTTCAGCACGTAGAAATGACCGTCTTCCGGCGCCAGCCGCTCGGCGAGGCGCGCCGACGTGCCGCCCAGTGCCAGCGACGACGCGACCAGATCGGGGAACCCGCCATGCCAGTCCGTCCAGTTGTCGTTGGCGTAGATCACCGGCAGCCCGGCGGCGTCGAAGCGGTCGCGCAGCGCCCGCAGCGGCGCGTGGATGGCATCGGCCGCGGCCGCGAGCGCTCTCGCGCCGTCGAACGCGAAGTGGTTGATGACATCGACGATGAGCAGCGCGAGCTTCGGCATCCTGACGTCGGCGGGGGCGACGGACCGACGTTCGCATGTGGGGTGTCAACGCGGGTTGAAATCGACGGCGTGCCCGCTTCGGGTGAGACGCTTCTGGTCTAGTTGCTGGTTGCGATGCGGGGGTTCTTGTTCGCCTAAACCTTTTTGCCCGTACCGGGATTGACGTGGAGATGGCCACGGAATGGTCCGGGGCGAGCAGAAGGGGTTGTCATGGTTGCAGTCGTCTCGGGCAATGGTCTGGGCTTGTTCACGACGTCGCTGGCGCAGCTGGGGTTGGCCGGCGGTGGCCCGTCGATCGGCGGCAGCCGGACGGACCAGTACGTCAACCTGGCGACCGGCAACCTGGTTCTGACCGGTTGGGACGAGAGCCTGTTCGGCCACGGCTTCGCAACCGGGTTGGTGCGCACCTACAACAGCCAGGGCAGCTTCGCCCAGACGGGCACGGATGGCTGGCAGACGGGCTACGAGCGCACCGTGCGCCTGGCATCCGGGACCAAGAACACCGTGGGCAGCACGGTGGAGCGGGCCACGGCGGATGGCAGCGTGGTGACCTACACGTGGGATGCGGCGCGGAGCGCCTACGTCTCGTCGCAGGGCGAGGGCGCCCACGACACGATCGTGCTGTCGGGGTCGGGATCGTCGGCGAAGTGGCTGTGGACGGAAGGCGGCACGCAGGTGCAGGAAACCTACACCGCAAGCAGTCTGGCGGTGGCCGGGAAGCTGGAGAAGATCGTCGACCTGGCGACGAAGGCGACCTATACGCTGAGCTACAGCGGCACGCTGTTGCAGAGCGTCACCGGCACGAACGGCGAGACGCTGACGTTCGGCTACGACGACCAGAACCGGCTGATCAGCCTGGGCACGTCCGAGCGCGATGTCGGTGGCGTGCTGGTGACCAAGGGCCAGGTGAGCTACGGCTACGACGCGGCCGGGCGGCTGAGCTGGGTGCAGACCGACCTGACGCCCGAGAGCGCGCTGGACAATACCTGGGATGCCGGCGCTCCGGCGAACAACGACGGCAAGTCGTATCGGGTCGCGTACACCTACGCCGACGCCAGTTCGTTGCGGATCACCGGCGTCGCCACCAGCGACGGCATCACGGTGGCCTATACCTACGATGCCTCCGGACGCATCGCCAGCGTCACCCAGGGCGGGGTGGCCGATGGGTCCGCCCAGTCGCTGACCTATGCGTACTCGGCGGGGGCCACGACCGTCACCGATGCCGCCGGCCGGAGCTGGACCTACCAGTACGATGCGGCGGGCCAGTTGACCGCGGTGCTGGAGCCGGCGGTCGGCGGCCAGCGTGCCGTGACCGACTACAGCTACGACGCCGCCGGCAACGTGGTGCGCATCCGCCAGGCCGCGTATGCGGGGGCGATGTCCACGCTGGACACGGTGTACCAATACGACGCCAACGGCAACGTGATCCTGCAGCGCGACCTGCTCGGCAACACGGTCGTGCGCACGTACAGCAGCGAGAATCGAGTCCTGACCGAAGCGCGCTACACGGTGCCGGATGCGGACGGGTTGGACCCGACTCACGCCGGCACCGTCAACGTGCCGGGCGACGCGTTGGTCACGCGGTACGTTTACGACACCACCAATCCGCGTCTGCTGCGCTTCGTGATCGATGCCGCCGGTCGGGTGACGGAAACCCAGTACAACGCCTCGGGCGTGGCGCAGGGCCTGGCGTCGATGACGCGCAGCTTCGTGGGCGCGATGTACGACACCAGCGGGCTGCCGGTGTCCGGCGTGCCGACGTTGACCGAGATGACGGACTGGGCGACGGCCGGGCGTGGGCAGACCGCCCGGACCGACTTCAGCTATGACGCACAGGGGCGGCTGTCCCAGCGCACGGACTACGCGACCGTCTCCTCCTCGAGCGGTGCAGGCGTCCTGGACGATGCCACCTCGATCACGCGCTACACGTACGACGCCCAGGGCTTGCTGCGCCAGCAGGTGGCGGTGCATGGCGTGGGACGCACGGTGGCGGGCGTGGCGCCGGGCGGCAGCGAGGTCGTGGATTACGTGTACGACGGACTGGGGCGGCTGCTGAGCACGATCCGCCGCAGCAGCGAGACCGCGGCCAACGACGACGCCAACACCGTCACGACCACCGTTGCCTACGTGGACTCGTCGCGTCGGGTGGTCACGACGCTCGACAGCGGCTTGGTGCGCACTGAGGTGCGCAATGCCGCGGGCCTGCTGCTGTCGCTGAGCGAGGCGGGGACGGTTGCGGGCGCGCAGGTGACGCGAACGGCGCAAAGCGTCTACGACGCGACCGGGCGTCTGCGTGCCGTGCAGGACGCAACCGGCGGACTTACCTACTTCTTCTACGATGCCGCCGGCCGCCTGAGCGCGGCGGTGGATGCGACCGGCGCGGTCACGAAGACGCTCTACGACGCCATCGGCCGCGT is drawn from Thermomonas brevis and contains these coding sequences:
- a CDS encoding DNA topoisomerase IB, producing the protein MTSGARLRHVNDTMPGIRRRGRARFHYVSAKGRRIADAKTLARIRALAIPPAWSDVWICSDPHGHIQATGRDARGRKQYRYHPDWIRRSRRDKHERIIAFGAALPRLRRALRAALTMPGLPKDKVVAMVVAVMGATLIRIGNAEYAASNRSYGLTTLRNRHVQAMRSGGLRFRFNGKSGKSHEVPLTDARLVRLVRRCQQLPGQRLFQYVDGGGRRHPVNSSDVNAWLHAGMGEDFSAKDFRTWSATAMAFRALAATMLPAGEDGRPAAERALAELENAVIEQVAAALGNTRSVCRSAYIDPCVFEAWRADQLGRHARNARGERQWEAATLRFLRAQRRKAGTC
- a CDS encoding cupin domain-containing protein, translated to MRSKTCKLGEGFRIAFDHRGVQAAEMVIAPGDKEGGPDNRHAGADQWLFVVEGSGLAIVEGARRRLRRGSLLLIERGERHEIRNTGRSPLVTVNFYSPPAYTQRGVLKPAGKPAGAARGGGRNPRATQANA
- a CDS encoding cysteine hydrolase family protein, whose translation is MPKLALLIVDVINHFAFDGARALAAAADAIHAPLRALRDRFDAAGLPVIYANDNWTDWHGGFPDLVASSLALGGTSARLAERLAPEDGHFYVLKPKHSAFMATALPVLLQQLDVDRLAIAGIAADSCVLATAIDAHMRDYRLWVPSDCTAARTPALKRAALHVLRYTCRAEVRPVRGGADPFGIRGAGATGSAPT